In Zobellia roscoffensis, the following are encoded in one genomic region:
- a CDS encoding GH92 family glycosyl hydrolase, producing MNLFSKVPFYGIYIILTIVLSSCESKVETKTNAKVIEPVDLVYPQLDTENSRWFFFSSASRPFGMVNLSPDTEVDGAWGSGYRHKVDTVQGFSHIHAWQLSGLSIMPLTIENSDEQSIFTDFKSKFSHDTEKVSPGHHYLELEKYDIDVDLTSTKRVGFHKYSYPNKGKKRAILFNLNGMLGPNENTDGLLEQINNKSLKGQLTITKTGRRPKPVKLFFSIDLNTEIDSIERDDTTGNYLVVLKDSDSQVLMKAGISYTSNENARNNINAELDHWDFDKVVGDSRAEWNDLLGRIKIEGNTELARRRFYTDLWHGLQGRRIISDANGAYPDNTGKAFRIGQLPLDETGKPKFNHYNSDSFWGAQWTLNTLWGLVYPDIMEEFVHSLMQYYDDGGMVPRGPSGGNYTYVMTGASATPFIVSAIQKGVITENLEHIYEALKKNHMLEGIMGKAGYEHTTTIGGGLKYYIQNGYVPHPIPEGRFGGHQDGASMTMEYAYQDWTLAQLAKKLGYIKDYDYFMKRSKNYENVFDSSVSWMRPKNIEGKWRENYSPYEHENGFIESNGAQSTWFVPHDIEGLAELMGGKDSAVEKLNEQFKTAEKLGFTAGNSHSQELHPEYRNIPINYGNQPSIQTAFVFNKLDRPDLTQYWSRKVADKVFGGLSPATGYNGDEDQGLMGSLAVLMKIGLFQMNGGTETDPVYELGSPSFDKITISLQNGKELVIEAPRILTSKFEAETLQLNGSPYLKNSVRHSALMNGATFRYKFKNNRDQVE from the coding sequence ATGAATTTATTTTCAAAAGTTCCTTTCTACGGAATCTATATCATATTAACCATTGTGCTCTCATCATGTGAGTCAAAAGTAGAGACAAAAACTAACGCTAAGGTCATAGAACCTGTAGATTTGGTTTACCCTCAATTAGATACAGAAAATTCCAGATGGTTTTTCTTTTCATCGGCCAGTAGGCCTTTTGGCATGGTTAATCTTAGTCCAGATACGGAGGTTGATGGTGCTTGGGGTAGTGGGTATAGACACAAGGTTGATACCGTTCAAGGATTCAGCCATATTCACGCTTGGCAACTTTCTGGATTATCGATTATGCCGTTGACAATAGAGAATTCTGATGAGCAATCAATATTTACAGACTTTAAATCAAAATTCAGTCATGATACAGAAAAGGTATCACCGGGACATCATTATTTAGAACTTGAAAAATATGATATAGATGTAGACCTAACCAGTACTAAACGTGTGGGGTTTCATAAATACTCCTATCCAAATAAAGGAAAAAAAAGAGCTATACTTTTTAATCTAAACGGAATGTTGGGTCCCAATGAAAATACAGATGGTTTACTTGAACAAATAAATAACAAATCATTAAAAGGACAACTAACTATAACCAAAACAGGAAGAAGACCAAAACCTGTAAAGCTGTTCTTTAGTATCGATTTAAATACAGAAATAGATTCTATAGAGCGTGATGATACCACTGGGAATTATTTAGTTGTTTTAAAAGATTCAGATTCTCAGGTTTTGATGAAAGCAGGAATATCCTATACATCAAATGAAAATGCCAGAAATAATATAAATGCAGAACTCGATCATTGGGATTTTGATAAGGTAGTAGGAGATTCAAGAGCAGAATGGAACGATTTGCTTGGTAGAATAAAAATAGAAGGTAATACAGAACTTGCAAGAAGAAGATTCTATACGGATTTATGGCATGGGTTGCAGGGACGCAGAATTATTAGTGATGCCAATGGAGCCTATCCTGACAATACCGGAAAAGCTTTTAGAATAGGTCAATTACCGTTAGATGAAACCGGAAAGCCAAAATTTAACCATTACAATTCAGATTCGTTTTGGGGAGCCCAGTGGACGTTGAATACGCTATGGGGATTGGTCTATCCAGATATTATGGAAGAGTTTGTGCATTCTCTTATGCAATATTATGATGATGGTGGAATGGTGCCACGTGGCCCATCAGGTGGGAATTATACCTATGTTATGACAGGAGCATCAGCTACGCCTTTTATTGTAAGTGCAATTCAAAAGGGGGTTATCACTGAAAATTTAGAGCATATTTATGAGGCGCTAAAAAAGAACCATATGCTAGAAGGTATTATGGGCAAAGCGGGTTACGAACACACTACAACAATTGGTGGTGGTCTTAAATACTATATACAAAACGGGTATGTGCCACACCCTATTCCTGAGGGTAGATTTGGTGGCCATCAAGATGGTGCCAGTATGACTATGGAATATGCGTATCAAGATTGGACGTTAGCGCAATTAGCGAAGAAATTAGGGTATATTAAAGATTATGATTATTTCATGAAGCGTTCTAAAAATTATGAGAATGTTTTTGATAGTTCAGTAAGTTGGATGCGGCCTAAAAATATAGAGGGTAAATGGCGAGAAAATTATAGCCCTTATGAACATGAAAACGGTTTTATAGAATCTAATGGGGCACAATCAACATGGTTCGTACCTCACGATATTGAAGGTTTAGCGGAGTTAATGGGAGGGAAGGACTCAGCAGTTGAAAAATTGAATGAACAGTTTAAAACCGCTGAAAAACTGGGCTTTACAGCTGGTAATTCGCATTCTCAAGAGTTGCACCCCGAGTATCGTAACATCCCTATAAACTATGGTAATCAACCGTCTATTCAAACAGCTTTTGTGTTCAATAAGTTAGACCGGCCAGACCTCACACAATATTGGTCACGAAAAGTAGCCGATAAAGTTTTTGGAGGCTTGTCTCCTGCCACTGGTTATAATGGCGATGAAGATCAAGGTCTAATGGGTAGCTTGGCGGTATTAATGAAGATAGGTCTGTTTCAAATGAATGGAGGTACTGAGACAGATCCTGTATATGAATTGGGGAGTCCTAGTTTTGATAAAATAACAATCTCATTACAAAATGGAAAAGAGCTTGTAATTGAAGCACCTAGAATATTAACAAGTAAGTTTGAAGCTGAAACCCTTCAGTTGAACGGGTCTCCATATCTAAAAAATTCGGTACGCCATTCGGCTTTGATGAACGGGGCTACCTTCCGTTATAAATTTAAGAATAATCGCGACCAAGTAGAATAA
- a CDS encoding glycosyl hydrolase 115 family protein produces MIKKISFNWVLLLLPLFGLFLFYSFSNKPESTCYLVVGKQANKTELNAVEDFQTDIKKALSIKVEVVSDIKEVPRKGTVIVLGTPESNALIASLNKSHKIEITATNPGPRGGIWAKTILGNNRKIIVIAGSDVQGLQYSIYDFSNDILGVDPVQYWTGKEVVKKELKDLFAFENRRIAPPKVPLLCYFENDVDELANYRGNLLEYDWESYTEMINSLVRLRYNAIQIFDMLGRPEFFIRPEYKDLTDYQVDVAYVEKMIDYAQSKGMKVAIDFALGYQIHPMSADKATCWQDYKEDWITAWRYYLEKTPLRKTDIFILRPRHQVWDWEYESSCGEEKIEVFNKVYKAFGDLVDEYKPEAAKVLVCYSDGMEMWNDGFRPPKDWIVAWSDHGFGDFEHLPNTTDNYNFGTYMHAGYWLNHTVHNPYPEKVESVMKEMFSTYDADKFCLVNGQNFRPFLLNIEAYSKVCNNPDTFYAQSFYKDWAERYFNEASAKYAVSSMKVLHQAQKERIGYVQHLWEIKEAISYLSNSPIKRPGKSPVPHDYTRVENDLEHVNRVEELIALSVEEAKKGLQKATSNKTFYHDYIYLPVVLYQDLIRFERTLHKMAILKKQYENTSEEKFRRDMNKMLPEARAQLEVIYINRKSGDKALKWNNWYNPEIRRPNNGFPTFEMLDKIESNLNTKS; encoded by the coding sequence ATGATTAAGAAAATAAGTTTTAACTGGGTTCTTTTGTTACTTCCCCTTTTTGGCTTGTTCTTGTTTTATTCCTTTTCCAATAAACCAGAAAGCACTTGCTATCTTGTAGTAGGGAAACAAGCAAACAAAACCGAGTTGAATGCTGTTGAAGATTTTCAAACTGATATTAAGAAGGCCTTATCCATAAAGGTAGAGGTAGTTTCTGATATTAAAGAAGTTCCTAGAAAAGGAACAGTTATAGTTTTGGGAACGCCAGAGTCAAACGCGCTAATAGCGTCTTTAAATAAATCACATAAAATAGAAATTACGGCTACAAATCCTGGTCCTAGAGGTGGTATTTGGGCTAAAACAATTTTAGGGAATAATAGAAAGATAATTGTAATAGCGGGTTCAGATGTACAAGGACTTCAGTATTCAATTTATGATTTTTCAAATGACATATTGGGTGTTGACCCTGTCCAGTATTGGACAGGAAAGGAAGTAGTAAAGAAAGAACTTAAAGACCTCTTCGCTTTTGAGAATAGGCGTATCGCTCCGCCAAAAGTACCATTGCTTTGTTATTTTGAAAATGATGTAGATGAGTTGGCAAATTACCGAGGAAACCTTCTAGAATATGACTGGGAGAGTTATACGGAAATGATTAACTCATTGGTACGATTACGATATAATGCGATTCAAATTTTTGATATGCTGGGTCGTCCGGAATTTTTTATTCGTCCTGAATATAAAGATTTAACAGATTACCAAGTAGATGTAGCCTATGTTGAAAAAATGATAGACTACGCTCAAAGTAAAGGCATGAAAGTAGCTATAGATTTTGCACTTGGCTATCAAATACACCCCATGTCTGCTGATAAAGCTACTTGTTGGCAAGATTATAAAGAAGACTGGATAACGGCATGGCGTTATTACCTAGAGAAAACACCTTTGCGTAAAACTGATATTTTTATATTACGACCACGTCATCAAGTATGGGACTGGGAGTATGAAAGTAGTTGTGGCGAGGAGAAAATAGAGGTTTTTAATAAAGTTTATAAAGCTTTTGGAGATTTAGTAGATGAATACAAACCAGAAGCGGCCAAAGTATTAGTTTGCTATTCCGATGGAATGGAAATGTGGAACGACGGTTTCAGACCTCCTAAAGATTGGATAGTGGCATGGTCCGATCATGGTTTTGGAGATTTTGAACATTTGCCCAACACAACTGACAATTACAATTTTGGAACCTATATGCATGCTGGGTATTGGTTAAATCATACGGTACATAATCCTTACCCGGAAAAAGTGGAATCTGTAATGAAAGAAATGTTCAGTACGTATGATGCCGACAAGTTTTGTTTAGTAAACGGACAAAATTTTAGACCATTTTTACTTAATATAGAGGCTTATTCAAAAGTGTGTAATAATCCTGATACTTTTTACGCCCAATCGTTCTACAAAGACTGGGCAGAGCGTTATTTTAACGAAGCTAGTGCCAAATATGCAGTGTCTTCAATGAAAGTTTTACACCAAGCACAAAAAGAACGAATTGGTTATGTACAGCATCTTTGGGAAATTAAGGAGGCCATTTCTTATTTATCAAACAGTCCAATAAAACGACCGGGAAAATCTCCCGTACCCCATGATTATACGAGGGTAGAGAATGACCTTGAACATGTTAATAGAGTTGAGGAATTAATTGCTTTATCGGTTGAAGAAGCAAAGAAAGGACTTCAGAAGGCTACATCAAATAAAACCTTCTATCATGATTACATCTATTTGCCAGTGGTTCTGTATCAAGATTTAATTCGGTTTGAACGAACATTACATAAGATGGCAATTTTGAAAAAGCAATATGAAAATACTTCAGAAGAGAAGTTTCGTAGAGATATGAATAAAATGCTACCAGAGGCTAGAGCTCAATTGGAAGTAATTTATATAAATAGAAAAAGTGGAGACAAGGCACTAAAATGGAATAATTGGTACAATCCTGAAATTAGAAGGCCAAATAATGGGTTTCCAACTTTTGAAATGTTGGATAAGATAGAATCAAACCTCAATACAAAAAGTTAA